The following coding sequences lie in one Oceaniferula marina genomic window:
- a CDS encoding (Fe-S)-binding protein yields the protein MNMTQDAASATKKQVLMMGTCLCDAFYADAAKATVQVLEHLGVEVIYPEDQTCCGQPAFNAGDWKSSRKVARHAMEVFQGDLPIIIPSGSCAAMQQHGNPLQFENEEDLPEIEAMGRRTFELADYIVHELGITTWPGSFNAHIAFHHSCHTRGTGTREAATTLLNSIEGIQLVEYGQKEQCCGFGGTFCVTFPNISGKMGTLKLDHLLDNQPDYLVSADLSCMMHLGGLAEKQGRPIEYRHIAQILLASLKGVDVA from the coding sequence ATGAACATGACACAGGATGCCGCCAGCGCCACAAAAAAACAAGTCCTCATGATGGGTACCTGCCTATGCGACGCCTTTTACGCGGATGCCGCCAAAGCGACTGTTCAAGTCCTCGAACACCTCGGGGTGGAAGTCATCTACCCCGAAGACCAAACCTGCTGCGGTCAACCAGCCTTCAACGCCGGCGATTGGAAATCCTCACGCAAGGTGGCCCGCCATGCCATGGAGGTGTTCCAAGGAGACCTGCCGATCATCATCCCATCCGGATCTTGTGCCGCCATGCAACAACACGGCAACCCGCTCCAATTCGAAAATGAAGAAGACCTGCCGGAAATTGAAGCCATGGGCCGTCGAACCTTCGAACTTGCCGACTACATTGTGCACGAACTTGGCATCACCACCTGGCCCGGCTCCTTCAATGCCCATATTGCCTTCCACCACTCCTGCCACACCCGTGGAACCGGAACCCGTGAAGCCGCAACCACCCTGCTCAACTCCATTGAGGGCATCCAACTGGTCGAATACGGGCAAAAAGAACAATGCTGCGGGTTCGGAGGAACCTTCTGCGTTACTTTCCCGAATATTTCCGGCAAAATGGGAACCCTGAAACTTGATCACCTGCTCGATAACCAGCCAGACTATCTCGTCTCCGCCGACCTCTCCTGTATGATGCACCTCGGAGGGCTGGCTGAAAAACAAGGCCGCCCGATCGAATACCGCCATATCGCTCAAATCCTACTCGCCAGCCTGAAAGGCGTCGATGTCGCCTGA
- a CDS encoding nitronate monooxygenase, producing MIFPQIIQGGMGISVSSWQLANAVATRGQIGVVSGTAIDLVLVRSLQNGDPGGHRRRAMAAFPRQEVVERILEKYFIADGKEPEKAYSNKTMVGEAPSIELQELLIVANFVEVYLAKEGHNGLVGINFLHKIQTPMMPSIYGAMLAGVDVIIVGAGIPLEIPKIIDGLSRNEAVEFSLPVKGATDGAPFKMQFDPNLVFDDCPEPHTPYFFPIVSSVTLANLMVKKCGEGVNGLIIEGPTAGGHNAPPRGKTQYNERGEPVYGKRDEVDFEKIRDIGLPFFIAGSFASHEKLEEAKAMGATGIQVGSLFAFSDESGLTAEIKLDAVRHCLAGTESIFRDPVASPTGFPFQVLSLPDTLSEQDVYEDRKRICDLGYLREAYQKEDGSLGWRCASEPLPAFLRKGGTEEDAKGRKCLCNSLMANIGMPQRRKGGVEELPLLTSGYNLTAIKEIVKPGKETYSASEVVDFLLGE from the coding sequence ATGATATTTCCTCAGATCATCCAAGGCGGAATGGGTATTAGTGTTTCCAGTTGGCAACTTGCAAATGCAGTTGCTACCCGGGGGCAGATTGGTGTGGTTTCGGGAACGGCCATTGATTTGGTGCTCGTCAGAAGCCTGCAAAACGGAGATCCAGGAGGGCATCGTCGACGCGCGATGGCTGCATTTCCCCGACAGGAAGTGGTGGAGCGTATTCTGGAAAAGTATTTTATTGCCGATGGTAAGGAGCCGGAGAAGGCTTATTCCAACAAGACGATGGTTGGTGAGGCTCCGAGTATCGAGTTGCAGGAGTTGCTGATTGTTGCGAACTTTGTGGAAGTGTATTTGGCCAAGGAAGGTCATAACGGGCTGGTCGGGATTAATTTCTTGCATAAAATCCAGACGCCGATGATGCCATCGATCTACGGGGCCATGCTGGCAGGGGTGGATGTGATCATCGTCGGGGCGGGTATTCCCCTCGAAATTCCCAAGATTATTGACGGCCTGAGTCGCAACGAGGCGGTGGAGTTCAGTCTGCCGGTCAAGGGGGCTACGGACGGGGCTCCATTTAAGATGCAGTTTGACCCGAATCTCGTATTTGACGACTGCCCAGAACCACATACACCTTATTTTTTCCCGATTGTTTCCTCTGTTACGCTGGCTAACTTGATGGTCAAAAAGTGTGGTGAGGGGGTCAATGGATTGATTATTGAAGGTCCGACAGCGGGTGGGCACAATGCGCCACCCCGTGGGAAGACCCAATATAATGAGCGGGGCGAACCCGTATATGGTAAGCGGGATGAAGTGGATTTCGAAAAAATCCGTGACATTGGTCTGCCGTTTTTTATTGCCGGCTCCTTTGCCAGCCATGAGAAATTGGAAGAGGCCAAAGCGATGGGAGCTACAGGTATTCAGGTAGGTTCCTTGTTTGCCTTTAGTGATGAGTCTGGTCTGACTGCTGAGATCAAGCTGGATGCCGTCCGTCACTGTCTTGCGGGAACGGAGAGCATTTTCCGCGACCCCGTGGCTTCACCTACCGGATTCCCTTTTCAGGTTTTATCGTTGCCCGACACGCTTTCCGAACAGGATGTGTATGAGGACCGTAAGCGGATTTGTGATCTGGGTTACTTGCGCGAGGCCTATCAAAAAGAGGATGGTTCGCTCGGGTGGCGTTGTGCATCCGAGCCTCTGCCTGCTTTCCTTCGTAAAGGAGGGACCGAGGAGGATGCCAAGGGGCGGAAATGTCTTTGTAACTCACTGATGGCCAATATCGGTATGCCTCAGAGGCGTAAAGGTGGAGTCGAGGAGTTACCCCTGTTGACCAGCGGATACAATTTGACTGCGATCAAGGAGATCGTCAAACCGGGTAAGGAGACATACTCAGCTTCCGAGGTGGTAGATTTCCTGCTCGGTGAGTAA
- a CDS encoding lysozyme inhibitor LprI family protein, which translates to MKILLMMSVSMVAGAFAASELETSKTEFAEADKQLNVVYLSLKKTMPEWSFKQLQPDQRRWVSYRDAMAERAVFDLEGKVKDVKTKADYWSMMAGLTWARVDVLNGWAAVAEEGKWLGDYSDSYGGGMSISVKEGKLHFKIDVVRGLSHHVGQISGVAEINQSYARFSDEGKGREGVEGKTWLDFEILDGARIKVRGVNTSYYHGARAYFDGTYVRVEHPESEGCSQ; encoded by the coding sequence ATGAAAATCCTCTTGATGATGAGTGTGTCGATGGTGGCCGGAGCCTTTGCTGCGAGCGAGCTGGAAACCAGTAAAACGGAATTTGCAGAGGCAGACAAACAGTTGAATGTGGTCTACCTCAGTTTGAAAAAAACAATGCCCGAATGGTCGTTCAAGCAGCTCCAGCCCGATCAAAGGCGGTGGGTTTCATACCGTGACGCCATGGCAGAGCGGGCGGTTTTTGACCTGGAGGGAAAGGTTAAGGATGTCAAAACAAAGGCCGACTACTGGTCGATGATGGCCGGTTTGACCTGGGCGAGAGTCGATGTGCTCAACGGCTGGGCAGCTGTGGCGGAGGAGGGGAAGTGGCTTGGAGACTATAGTGATAGTTATGGGGGAGGCATGTCGATCTCGGTCAAAGAAGGCAAACTGCATTTTAAGATCGATGTTGTACGAGGCTTGAGCCACCACGTTGGTCAGATTAGTGGTGTGGCTGAGATCAATCAGAGTTACGCCCGTTTCTCGGATGAGGGCAAAGGCCGTGAAGGTGTTGAGGGTAAAACGTGGCTTGATTTTGAAATACTGGACGGAGCCCGGATCAAGGTTCGGGGGGTGAATACGAGTTATTACCACGGGGCTAGAGCCTACTTTGATGGAACCTATGTCAGGGTGGAACATCCTGAAAGTGAAGGTTGTAGCCAGTAA
- a CDS encoding amidohydrolase family protein, whose translation MIDTHHHFWKYSPDEYGWISDEMPQLQKDFLVPELNHHLDMSGVDQVISVQARCSDQENRFLLDCAKHSEELVAAIVGWAPLCSPDLRIFLDQYINEPLFKGIREIIQGCPDEQFLDNPDFDHGMREITHRDLAFDLLVFHDQLPSAIAFADKHPNQRMVLNHCGKPPVSNEGMKDPDSKSWARNIRELARRPHIYCKLSGLTTEIQDPESKSQSTRHHDLLRPYVDTIIHAFGPQRVMFGSDWPVSLLGTDYPAWLNLVDEFTLSLSPDEQAAIQHETAAAFYQI comes from the coding sequence ATGATCGATACCCACCATCACTTCTGGAAGTATTCCCCTGACGAATACGGCTGGATCTCGGATGAGATGCCCCAACTGCAGAAGGATTTTCTCGTTCCTGAACTCAATCATCACCTCGATATGAGTGGTGTGGATCAGGTCATTTCCGTCCAAGCCCGCTGCTCGGATCAGGAAAACCGCTTCCTTTTGGACTGCGCCAAGCACTCGGAGGAACTCGTGGCTGCCATCGTCGGCTGGGCCCCGCTCTGCTCTCCGGACCTCAGGATTTTTCTTGATCAGTATATCAACGAGCCTCTGTTCAAAGGGATTCGGGAAATTATCCAAGGCTGCCCTGACGAGCAGTTTTTGGACAACCCGGACTTCGATCATGGCATGCGGGAAATCACCCATCGGGACCTGGCATTCGACCTGCTTGTCTTCCACGACCAACTCCCTTCGGCCATTGCTTTCGCCGATAAACACCCGAATCAACGTATGGTCCTCAACCACTGCGGCAAACCTCCTGTCTCGAACGAAGGCATGAAAGACCCCGACAGCAAATCCTGGGCCCGCAATATCCGGGAGCTCGCCAGACGACCGCACATTTATTGCAAACTTTCCGGCCTCACCACCGAAATCCAAGACCCGGAGAGCAAAAGCCAAAGCACCAGGCACCACGACCTGCTTCGGCCTTACGTCGATACAATCATCCACGCCTTCGGGCCGCAGCGCGTCATGTTCGGCTCCGACTGGCCTGTCTCCTTGCTCGGCACCGATTACCCGGCCTGGCTCAACCTGGTCGATGAATTCACTCTGAGCCTAAGCCCCGACGAACAGGCCGCCATTCAGCACGAAACCGCAGCAGCCTTCTATCAAATCTAA
- the secA gene encoding preprotein translocase subunit SecA, with protein MLKWTLQKIVGSKNQREVKRLRPVIAKINSIEEGYQSLSDDQLREKVATWQNHLHRYLPLEVPTVHELEQMDEEALAAAAQSLSQRIEALRDEYPGLPSVDNNTNSIEEAKAAFRELEETSFPQAQSKYIESILPEAYAAVKSAARRLCGQTITVCDQPIAWEMVHFDVQLIGGIALHRGIIAEMQTGEGKTLVATLPVFLNGLTGLGVHVVTVNDYLARRDSEWMGAVFKFLGLTVGCIQNQMPPFERREMYNCDVTYGTNAEFGFDYLRDNGMSSSKDEQVQRGHYYAIIDEVDSILIDEARTPLIISGPSTVSNIEQYGRYKPLIEQLVKRQNHLCNELSEEAKKALDDKDEVAAGRALFKIKLGNPRNRQLMRFMEDPDTRRLIEKTELSMYQDAQKRDLFAIKEELYYTIDEKAHDADLMEMGREFLSPDDAEAFVLPDLGTAYAEIDADPDLSTDDRAEKKDALQARLDTQGEKMHSISQLLKAYCLYEKDVEYVIAENKVIIVDENTGREMPGRRWSDGLHQAVEAKEGVHVEEETQTYATITIQNYFRLYSKLAGMTGTAETEAAEFHDIYKLDVLPIPTNVPNIRIDHNDQVFKTRREKYNAVVSKIQEAHDRGQPVLVGTASVEASELVGKMLKRAKIPCNILNAKYHRQEAEIVANAGQKGAVTVSTNMAGRGTDIKLAPGVAEAGGLFVIGTERYESRRIDRQLRGRCSRQGDPGMSQFFISFEDDLMRNFAAADRMTNMMERFGMEDGEALEHKWLNRSVETAQKRVEQRNYTWRKRVLDFDDVMNKQREVVYGYRNEVINSENPRELIYEVIERAIPASVHAYMEDRDEGAPDYAELLNWANTTFPLQLSIEESGFQDRNAEDNSEFLVGKVKDAYELKMQHEEAELRDMLERHIILTGIDKLWQEHLYNMDALREGVHLRAQGQKDPLVEYKNEAYSLFETLMSNIEGETLSNLFRSTTNLEQFENFMRSLPQELSSDATAGEPITNANVAQTGNQQQLAMTPVPDGQQIKINLPKRRPTVKINRNDDCPCGSGKKFKKCCGREA; from the coding sequence ATGCTTAAGTGGACTCTTCAGAAAATCGTCGGCAGTAAAAACCAACGCGAAGTCAAGCGACTTCGCCCGGTCATTGCCAAAATCAACAGCATCGAAGAAGGCTATCAGTCACTTTCCGATGACCAGCTACGTGAAAAAGTCGCCACTTGGCAGAATCACCTGCACCGCTATTTGCCACTCGAAGTTCCCACCGTTCACGAACTTGAGCAGATGGATGAGGAAGCTCTGGCGGCGGCGGCCCAGTCACTGAGCCAACGCATCGAAGCCCTCCGTGACGAATACCCGGGGCTTCCTTCGGTAGACAACAACACCAACTCCATCGAGGAAGCCAAAGCTGCCTTTCGAGAACTCGAGGAAACCAGCTTCCCGCAAGCCCAGTCAAAGTACATCGAATCCATCCTGCCCGAAGCCTACGCAGCTGTCAAAAGTGCCGCCCGCAGGCTCTGCGGTCAGACCATCACCGTCTGTGATCAGCCGATTGCATGGGAAATGGTGCATTTTGATGTCCAGCTCATTGGTGGTATCGCCCTGCACCGCGGTATCATTGCCGAGATGCAAACCGGTGAAGGAAAAACTTTGGTTGCCACGCTGCCCGTCTTCCTCAACGGCCTGACCGGCCTGGGCGTCCACGTGGTCACCGTAAATGATTACCTCGCCCGACGTGACTCCGAATGGATGGGGGCGGTCTTCAAATTCCTCGGCCTGACCGTTGGCTGCATCCAAAACCAGATGCCACCCTTCGAACGCCGCGAGATGTATAACTGCGACGTCACTTACGGCACCAACGCCGAATTTGGATTCGACTACCTGCGCGACAATGGCATGTCTTCTTCTAAAGACGAGCAGGTCCAGCGCGGCCACTACTACGCCATTATTGACGAGGTTGACTCGATTTTGATCGATGAAGCCCGGACGCCCCTGATTATTTCCGGCCCGTCCACCGTTTCCAACATCGAACAATACGGCCGCTACAAGCCTCTGATCGAACAGCTCGTCAAACGCCAGAACCACCTCTGCAACGAACTGTCCGAAGAAGCGAAAAAAGCCTTGGACGACAAAGATGAAGTAGCTGCCGGACGGGCACTGTTCAAAATTAAACTCGGCAACCCACGGAACCGCCAACTGATGCGCTTCATGGAAGACCCGGACACCCGCCGACTGATCGAAAAAACCGAACTTTCGATGTATCAGGACGCCCAAAAGCGTGATCTGTTTGCCATCAAAGAGGAGCTCTACTACACCATCGACGAAAAAGCCCACGATGCCGACCTCATGGAAATGGGTCGCGAGTTTCTCTCCCCGGATGACGCCGAAGCCTTCGTGCTGCCCGACCTCGGAACCGCCTATGCCGAAATCGATGCCGACCCGGACCTCAGCACCGACGATCGAGCCGAGAAAAAAGATGCCCTGCAAGCCCGCCTCGATACCCAGGGCGAAAAAATGCACTCGATTTCGCAGCTACTCAAAGCCTATTGCCTCTACGAAAAAGACGTCGAATACGTTATCGCCGAAAACAAGGTGATCATCGTCGATGAAAACACCGGCCGGGAAATGCCAGGACGTCGCTGGTCCGACGGACTTCACCAAGCGGTTGAAGCCAAAGAGGGGGTTCACGTGGAAGAGGAAACCCAAACCTACGCCACCATCACCATCCAGAACTACTTCCGCCTCTACAGCAAACTGGCCGGTATGACCGGAACCGCTGAAACCGAAGCTGCAGAATTTCACGACATCTACAAACTCGACGTCCTTCCGATCCCGACCAACGTGCCCAATATCCGGATCGACCACAATGACCAGGTATTCAAAACCCGGCGTGAGAAATACAATGCGGTGGTCTCAAAAATCCAGGAAGCCCACGACCGAGGTCAGCCGGTGCTCGTCGGAACCGCCTCCGTGGAGGCCTCGGAACTGGTGGGCAAGATGCTCAAACGGGCTAAAATTCCCTGCAACATCCTCAACGCCAAGTACCACCGTCAGGAAGCCGAGATCGTTGCCAATGCCGGACAAAAAGGAGCCGTCACCGTTTCAACCAACATGGCCGGCCGGGGAACCGACATCAAACTGGCTCCCGGAGTCGCCGAAGCGGGTGGATTGTTTGTTATCGGCACCGAGCGCTACGAATCGCGCCGGATCGACCGTCAGCTGCGAGGACGCTGTTCTCGCCAGGGAGACCCGGGAATGAGCCAATTCTTCATTTCCTTCGAAGACGACTTAATGCGCAACTTTGCCGCCGCCGACCGCATGACCAACATGATGGAACGCTTCGGCATGGAAGACGGTGAAGCCCTGGAACACAAATGGCTGAACCGCTCTGTGGAAACCGCCCAGAAACGCGTCGAACAACGCAACTACACCTGGCGGAAACGCGTTCTCGACTTCGACGATGTGATGAACAAACAACGTGAAGTTGTCTACGGCTATCGCAATGAAGTCATCAACAGTGAGAACCCACGCGAGCTCATCTACGAAGTCATCGAGCGGGCCATTCCGGCTTCCGTCCACGCCTACATGGAAGACCGTGACGAAGGAGCTCCGGATTACGCAGAGCTTCTCAACTGGGCAAACACCACCTTCCCGCTTCAACTCAGCATCGAAGAAAGCGGCTTCCAGGATCGCAATGCCGAGGACAACTCCGAGTTCCTCGTCGGCAAAGTCAAAGATGCCTACGAACTCAAGATGCAACACGAGGAGGCCGAGCTGCGTGACATGCTCGAGCGCCACATCATCCTCACCGGCATCGACAAGCTGTGGCAAGAGCACCTCTACAACATGGATGCTCTCCGCGAGGGTGTCCATCTCCGAGCCCAAGGTCAAAAAGACCCGCTCGTGGAATACAAAAACGAGGCATATTCCCTCTTCGAAACCCTGATGAGCAACATCGAGGGCGAAACCCTCAGCAACCTGTTCCGGTCCACCACCAACCTCGAACAATTCGAAAACTTCATGCGCAGCCTGCCGCAGGAATTGTCCAGCGACGCAACCGCCGGAGAACCCATCACCAATGCCAACGTCGCCCAAACCGGCAACCAACAGCAACTGGCCATGACCCCGGTTCCCGACGGACAGCAAATCAAAATCAACCTGCCGAAACGACGCCCGACCGTGAAAATCAACCGCAACGACGACTGTCCATGCGGGTCCGGTAAAAAGTTCAAAAAGTGCTGCGGCCGGGAAGCCTAA
- the mntR gene encoding transcriptional regulator MntR → MPASHRTSGSTARDDYLEQILHLIEEKGYARPIDISKKLNISQASVTNMLQRLDAEGLVKHEKYRGTILTDKGLNIAKAIIDRHETLTRFLQLFEIDTNTIYRDVEGMEHHISRSTLEALRAVTDHLQHHPETLRQVKERLPE, encoded by the coding sequence ATGCCAGCCTCCCACCGCACCAGCGGCTCAACCGCCCGCGACGATTACCTCGAACAAATCCTCCACCTCATCGAGGAAAAAGGCTACGCACGTCCGATTGATATTTCAAAAAAGCTCAACATTTCCCAAGCCAGCGTCACCAATATGCTGCAGCGTCTCGATGCCGAAGGCCTGGTCAAACATGAAAAATACCGGGGAACGATCCTCACGGATAAAGGGCTCAACATCGCCAAAGCCATCATTGACCGACACGAGACCCTGACCCGGTTTTTGCAACTGTTTGAAATCGACACCAACACCATCTATCGCGATGTCGAGGGCATGGAGCACCACATTTCCCGCTCCACCCTGGAAGCTCTCAGAGCGGTCACCGACCACCTTCAGCACCACCCGGAAACCCTGCGCCAGGTTAAGGAAAGGCTCCCGGAGTAA
- a CDS encoding LutB/LldF family L-lactate oxidation iron-sulfur protein — MPSHQLIDTYATEISAEKQASVMDGTSSGTEKRYHVLFNDYQDPDRIRKLAADIKQHTLEHLDTYLAQAEEKLTQNGVKVHFASTDQDAREAVLNILKQHDVKRLTKSKSMASEEIHLNPFLVKNGIECLESDLGEFIIQLDDDVPSHIVKPIIHKNRREIANTFLKEGIAEDYNDDPETLTRRARTHLREKYFQADAGITGGNFVSAESGRVVLVTNEGNARFGMAPPPVHIALIGIEKLVPRDQDLGVFLNLLGRSATGQQLTVYTQFINGPRSENQPSGPEHMHVVFMDNGRSDILASNCKEILRCIRCSACQNVCPIYRQSSGHAYRATYGGPVGAVLSPLLAGDKFPELADLPKASSLCGACREVCPVDIPIPTLLLRLRDRAKREKIKSPGNLPMAPFAELASSPKLWRTAMTMSKAMNHLPIHVAPIKPMQHWLGQRTLPKSTGGDFRKWLKKRPPIR, encoded by the coding sequence ATGCCATCCCATCAACTCATCGATACCTATGCCACTGAAATCAGTGCGGAAAAACAAGCCTCGGTCATGGACGGAACCTCCTCGGGAACCGAAAAACGATACCATGTTCTCTTCAACGACTACCAAGACCCGGACCGCATCCGCAAGCTGGCAGCCGACATCAAACAACACACTCTGGAACATCTCGACACCTATCTCGCCCAGGCCGAGGAGAAACTGACCCAAAACGGGGTGAAGGTCCACTTTGCTTCCACCGATCAAGATGCCCGGGAGGCCGTCCTGAACATCCTCAAACAACACGACGTCAAACGACTGACAAAATCCAAGTCCATGGCGTCAGAGGAAATCCACCTCAACCCATTCCTAGTCAAAAATGGCATCGAATGCCTGGAGAGCGACCTCGGTGAGTTTATCATTCAACTCGATGACGATGTCCCATCCCACATCGTCAAACCGATCATCCATAAAAACCGTAGGGAAATTGCCAACACCTTCCTGAAGGAAGGCATTGCCGAAGACTACAACGACGACCCCGAAACCCTGACCCGTCGGGCTCGAACCCATCTTCGCGAAAAATACTTCCAGGCTGATGCCGGCATCACCGGCGGCAACTTTGTCTCAGCCGAAAGCGGGCGCGTCGTGCTGGTCACCAACGAAGGCAACGCCCGCTTCGGCATGGCCCCACCACCCGTGCATATCGCCCTGATCGGCATTGAAAAGCTGGTTCCCCGCGACCAGGACCTCGGTGTCTTCCTCAACCTGCTCGGCAGATCCGCCACCGGCCAACAACTGACCGTTTATACCCAGTTCATCAACGGGCCACGCTCGGAAAATCAACCCAGCGGCCCGGAGCACATGCACGTTGTCTTTATGGATAATGGCCGAAGTGACATTCTGGCCTCCAACTGCAAGGAAATCCTGCGCTGCATCCGCTGCTCCGCGTGCCAGAACGTCTGCCCGATCTACCGCCAATCCAGTGGCCACGCCTATCGCGCCACTTACGGGGGACCAGTGGGAGCCGTCCTTTCCCCGCTTCTTGCCGGTGACAAATTCCCGGAACTCGCCGACCTACCAAAAGCCTCGTCTCTTTGTGGAGCATGCCGGGAGGTCTGCCCGGTAGATATCCCCATCCCCACCCTGTTGCTCCGACTCAGAGACCGGGCCAAACGTGAAAAAATCAAATCCCCCGGCAACCTTCCCATGGCGCCCTTTGCCGAACTTGCCAGCTCACCGAAATTATGGCGCACGGCCATGACCATGTCCAAGGCCATGAACCACCTGCCGATCCACGTTGCCCCGATCAAACCGATGCAACACTGGCTCGGCCAACGCACGCTTCCGAAGTCCACCGGAGGGGATTTCCGCAAGTGGTTAAAAAAACGGCCACCCATTCGTTAA
- the aroB gene encoding 3-dehydroquinate synthase encodes MPTVHLDLADRSYDILVEDGLLDSIGSLVQSTGLKGKCALITDSNVGPLYAQRVMDSLDEAGISSSCHTFPAGEASKSMSQSSALCSELINAGHDRASFVLALGGGVTGDLAGFVAAIFYRGVPFVQVPTTIVSQVDSSAGGKTGVNAPEGKNLIGAFHQPRLVVVDPMTLATLPGREYREGYAEAIKHAAIRDEAMIDDLNALDPSDQHPSADLLARNLAIKARVVEEDERETSGTRALLNFGHTVGHGIEASLPYGEMLHGEAISLGTRAALILSEQLNGFPRADSQRILQFLEAFQLPLVLSDHIETDTIMDKLLRDKKFSGGTIHFVLLTKAGSAEVSDQVTLDDIRNAIEQLRTPVDSDPTRG; translated from the coding sequence ATGCCCACTGTGCACCTTGACCTCGCCGACCGCTCTTACGACATCCTCGTTGAAGATGGACTCCTCGATTCGATTGGCTCGCTCGTTCAGTCCACCGGACTGAAGGGAAAGTGCGCGCTGATCACCGACTCCAATGTCGGACCTCTCTACGCCCAGCGGGTGATGGACAGCCTCGATGAGGCCGGGATATCTTCAAGCTGCCATACCTTCCCTGCTGGTGAAGCCAGCAAATCAATGAGTCAGTCCAGCGCACTCTGCAGTGAACTGATCAATGCAGGGCATGATCGGGCATCCTTCGTTCTCGCATTGGGCGGCGGCGTCACCGGCGATCTTGCCGGATTTGTCGCGGCCATTTTTTACCGGGGCGTTCCTTTTGTCCAGGTCCCCACCACCATCGTTTCCCAGGTCGATAGCTCTGCCGGAGGTAAAACAGGCGTCAACGCGCCTGAAGGAAAAAACCTGATAGGAGCCTTCCACCAACCTCGTTTGGTTGTGGTCGACCCAATGACCCTGGCCACCCTTCCCGGGCGTGAATACCGCGAGGGTTATGCCGAAGCCATCAAACACGCCGCCATCCGGGACGAAGCCATGATCGATGACCTCAACGCTCTCGACCCATCAGACCAACACCCAAGCGCCGACCTACTCGCCCGCAATCTCGCCATCAAAGCCCGGGTCGTCGAAGAAGATGAACGCGAAACCTCCGGCACCCGAGCCCTGCTCAACTTCGGTCACACCGTTGGCCACGGCATCGAAGCCTCCCTCCCCTACGGGGAAATGCTACACGGTGAGGCCATTTCCTTGGGTACCCGGGCCGCCCTGATCCTTTCCGAGCAACTCAACGGCTTCCCCCGTGCGGACAGCCAACGGATCCTCCAATTCCTTGAGGCATTTCAACTTCCACTCGTGCTGTCAGATCACATTGAAACCGACACCATCATGGACAAACTACTGCGGGATAAAAAATTCAGTGGTGGCACCATCCACTTTGTCCTTCTCACCAAAGCTGGCTCGGCCGAAGTGTCCGACCAAGTCACTCTGGATGATATCCGCAATGCCATCGAACAGCTCCGCACCCCGGTCGATTCAGATCCTACGCGCGGCTAA